In Candidatus Pelagibacter ubique HIMB140, a single window of DNA contains:
- a CDS encoding sulfotransferase domain-containing protein: protein MIVWLASYPKSGNTLLRSILSSYFFSNNGEFSFENLYKITQFPLLSHLLSVGVDINNEKDSFKNFIKAQEFINKEKGNLKFFKTHSSYAKVYDSDFTNLKNTLGTIHIVRDPRNVVSSLTHHYDYTIDEAIETMINKEQFMAKTDLNAKVFIGSWSFNFNSWKQLKNHSNYLLIKYEDLINKKKTVMLKVLKFLKSLGANIDIDMIKLNRAIKSTEFKNMKIKEQKETFTEAVIDKKTGKRKNFFNLGPKNDWKNNLSDEIRKKIEKEFEKEMSELGYL, encoded by the coding sequence ATGATCGTTTGGCTTGCTTCCTATCCAAAAAGTGGAAATACACTTTTAAGATCTATTTTGAGTTCTTATTTCTTCTCTAATAATGGAGAATTTAGTTTTGAAAACTTATATAAAATAACGCAATTTCCTCTATTAAGTCATTTATTATCTGTTGGAGTAGATATTAACAATGAAAAAGATTCTTTTAAAAATTTTATTAAGGCCCAAGAATTTATAAATAAAGAAAAAGGAAATTTAAAATTTTTTAAAACTCATAGTTCATATGCAAAGGTTTATGATAGTGATTTTACAAATTTAAAGAACACATTAGGTACAATTCATATAGTTCGTGATCCTAGAAATGTAGTTTCTTCTTTAACTCACCATTATGATTATACTATCGATGAGGCAATTGAAACGATGATTAACAAAGAACAATTTATGGCCAAAACAGATTTAAATGCAAAAGTATTTATTGGATCATGGAGTTTTAATTTTAACTCATGGAAACAATTAAAAAATCATAGTAATTATTTGCTTATTAAATATGAGGATTTAATAAATAAAAAAAAAACAGTTATGCTTAAAGTTCTTAAATTTTTGAAATCACTAGGGGCAAATATAGATATAGATATGATTAAGTTAAATAGGGCAATTAAATCTACAGAATTTAAGAACATGAAAATTAAAGAACAAAAAGAAACATTTACGGAAGCAGTCATTGACAAGAAAACTGGTAAAAGAAAAAATTTTTTTAATCTTGGGCCAAAGAATGATTGGAAGAATAATTTGAGCGATGAAATTAGAAAAAAAATTGAAAAAGAGTTTGAAAAAGAAATGTCAGAGCTTGGATATTTATAG
- a CDS encoding Smr/MutS family protein yields the protein MNNNFSGKDKKDWENFLSSKEKLIDKENYIKKKTTKISYIDLHGYTLDDANKKIEKFIKESFENNINLIRVITGKGLHSNNESNPYISKDLSILKYSVPEYIKNNNELMKLIIEFKKASIEDGGEGAFYILLKKNKIK from the coding sequence TTGAACAATAATTTTTCAGGTAAAGATAAAAAAGATTGGGAAAACTTTTTGTCTAGTAAAGAGAAGTTAATTGATAAAGAAAATTATATTAAAAAAAAAACCACTAAAATTTCATATATTGATTTACATGGATATACTTTAGATGATGCAAATAAAAAAATAGAAAAATTTATTAAAGAGTCTTTCGAAAATAATATAAATTTAATAAGAGTGATAACTGGAAAAGGCCTTCATTCCAACAACGAAAGCAATCCATATATCTCTAAGGATTTAAGTATTTTAAAATATTCCGTTCCAGAGTATATAAAAAATAATAATGAACTAATGAAATTAATAATTGAATTTAAAAAAGCATCAATCGAAGATGGAGGTGAAGGGGCTTTTTATATATTATTAAAAAAAAATAAAATTAAATGA
- a CDS encoding Tim44/TimA family putative adaptor protein: MQYSFQYIDIILLVMIAGFIFLRLRGILGKRTGFEGKTPAQFKEAIKKINVERNKSSKNNFDDKAKKEFLDGAKIAYETIITDFGDNDNKITNAKPLLNNKIYDQFDEALKERTKRGHFAEITFIGINKADIKEYKKIGNILNVTVDFIAEVITCVKDKEKKIVSGDPEKIKKIYDTWVFSRDTTSTNPNWQLINILT, translated from the coding sequence ATGCAATATAGTTTTCAATACATTGATATTATTTTATTAGTCATGATCGCAGGATTTATTTTTTTAAGGTTGAGAGGAATTTTGGGGAAAAGAACAGGTTTTGAGGGAAAAACTCCAGCACAATTTAAAGAAGCTATTAAAAAAATAAATGTCGAGCGCAACAAAAGCTCAAAAAATAATTTTGATGATAAAGCAAAAAAAGAATTTTTGGATGGTGCAAAGATAGCTTATGAGACAATCATTACTGATTTTGGTGATAACGATAACAAAATTACTAATGCAAAACCTTTGTTAAACAATAAAATATATGATCAATTTGATGAAGCTTTAAAAGAGAGAACAAAGAGAGGTCACTTTGCCGAGATTACTTTCATTGGAATTAATAAAGCTGACATTAAAGAATATAAAAAGATTGGAAATATTTTAAATGTAACAGTAGATTTTATTGCTGAAGTAATAACATGCGTTAAGGATAAAGAAAAAAAAATTGTATCAGGGGATCCTGAAAAAATTAAAAAAATTTATGATACGTGGGTATTTTCAAGAGACACCACATCAACTAATCCTAACTGGCAGCTTATTAACATTTTAACATAA
- a CDS encoding FxsA family protein: MNTILILIILVPIIEIYLFIKIGAEIGAIYTILLIFFTAIIGVYYAKYEGLNTLKSGILQIKKKETPAYEVISGAAIAFAALLLIIPGFATDMAGFLLIFPFSRKLIFKTIFENFNIKKKQRNNFIDGEYEDIGNDDENRKI, encoded by the coding sequence ATGAACACAATCTTAATATTAATAATTTTAGTGCCAATAATTGAAATATATCTTTTTATTAAAATTGGAGCAGAAATTGGAGCGATTTATACTATTTTATTAATTTTTTTTACTGCAATAATTGGGGTTTATTATGCAAAATATGAGGGATTAAACACTCTTAAATCTGGAATTTTACAAATAAAAAAAAAAGAAACACCGGCTTATGAGGTTATATCAGGTGCTGCAATTGCCTTCGCGGCATTACTTTTGATAATTCCAGGTTTTGCAACTGATATGGCCGGATTTTTGCTAATTTTTCCATTTAGCAGAAAGTTAATTTTTAAAACTATTTTTGAAAATTTTAATATAAAAAAAAAACAGAGAAATAATTTTATTGATGGAGAATATGAAGATATAGGAAATGACGATGAAAACAGAAAAATATAA
- a CDS encoding protein-export chaperone SecB, with protein MKTEKYKILGKYIKDLSAETPDTETYLFVKERINKYQLGIDINSVALKNKMIEVNTKFKFHDSEDSKKKSYFEIVFSTIIKINDETIEKKELEKIILCDLQTKIYPHMEKSLLDLLHNSGYPGVKFDKKINFENLYNQRLN; from the coding sequence ATGAAAACAGAAAAATATAAAATTTTAGGAAAATATATAAAAGATCTTTCAGCTGAAACTCCAGATACAGAAACATACTTATTTGTAAAAGAGAGAATAAATAAATATCAGCTAGGTATAGATATAAATTCTGTAGCACTAAAAAATAAGATGATTGAAGTTAACACAAAATTTAAATTTCATGATAGTGAAGATAGTAAAAAAAAATCTTATTTTGAAATTGTTTTTTCCACAATAATAAAAATAAATGATGAAACCATAGAAAAAAAAGAATTAGAAAAAATAATATTATGTGATCTTCAGACAAAAATTTACCCGCATATGGAAAAATCATTGTTGGATTTGTTGCATAATTCAGGTTATCCAGGTGTAAAATTTGACAAAAAAATTAATTTTGAAAACTTATATAATCAACGACTTAATTAA
- the dnaQ gene encoding DNA polymerase III subunit epsilon, which yields MNEIVLDTETTGISIKDGHRVVEIGCIELNNLIPTQNKFHCYLNPERKVSEKAFEVHGYSDEFLSKQKKFGEIADSFLEFIDNKRLIIHNAEFDLAHLNNELNLFGKNKLQNEVVDTLTLAREKYPGSQINLDALCKKFRIDNSRRTRHTALIDCDLLAKVYINLIDQKEPTLDFSSNKILDNIGNIEVDYYKKIITPTKEEIQRHKEYLKTNLKKNFF from the coding sequence ATGAATGAAATAGTTTTAGATACAGAGACAACCGGAATATCTATCAAAGATGGCCATAGGGTTGTAGAAATTGGGTGTATAGAATTAAATAATTTAATTCCAACTCAAAATAAATTCCACTGTTATTTAAATCCTGAAAGAAAAGTTTCAGAAAAAGCCTTTGAGGTACATGGATATTCTGATGAATTTTTATCAAAACAAAAAAAATTTGGTGAAATAGCTGACAGTTTTCTAGAATTTATAGATAACAAGAGACTTATTATACATAATGCTGAATTTGATTTAGCTCATTTAAATAATGAGCTTAATTTATTTGGTAAAAATAAACTTCAAAATGAAGTTGTAGATACATTGACTTTGGCAAGAGAAAAATATCCTGGATCTCAAATAAATTTAGATGCGTTATGTAAAAAATTTAGAATAGATAACTCTCGTAGAACTCGTCATACTGCATTAATAGACTGTGATTTATTAGCAAAAGTATATATTAATTTAATTGATCAGAAAGAACCTACCTTAGATTTTAGTAGTAATAAAATTTTAGATAATATTGGAAATATAGAAGTCGATTATTATAAAAAAATAATAACACCAACTAAAGAAGAAATTCAAAGACATAAAGAATATTTAAAAACTAATCTTAAAAAAAATTTTTTTTAA
- the coaE gene encoding dephospho-CoA kinase (Dephospho-CoA kinase (CoaE) performs the final step in coenzyme A biosynthesis.) — MMIRIGIVGDIGSGKSFVAKNFGYPVFNADHEVSKLYKKNKKTYLKLKKKLPKYIYTFPVDKIEIAKAILANKNNLKKINDIVHKEIREKLKTFLNRNKNKKFVILDIPLLIENKIFDKKDILIYVDSKRKDIDRKLKKRQNFNIKVLNIFRKIQLKPSYKKKKSHFVIKNTFKEKPVKIQIKIILKKIL; from the coding sequence ATGATGATTAGAATAGGTATAGTTGGAGATATTGGGTCTGGAAAATCATTTGTAGCAAAAAATTTTGGATATCCTGTTTTTAATGCAGACCATGAAGTTTCAAAATTATACAAAAAAAACAAAAAGACATACCTTAAGTTAAAAAAAAAATTACCTAAATATATTTATACTTTTCCTGTAGATAAAATTGAGATTGCAAAAGCAATATTGGCAAACAAAAATAATCTTAAAAAGATAAATGACATTGTTCATAAAGAAATTAGAGAAAAATTAAAAACTTTTTTAAATAGAAATAAAAATAAAAAATTTGTTATCTTGGATATACCTTTACTAATTGAAAATAAAATTTTTGATAAAAAAGATATATTGATTTATGTAGACTCGAAAAGAAAAGACATTGATCGAAAACTTAAAAAAAGACAAAATTTTAATATTAAAGTTCTAAATATATTTAGAAAAATTCAGTTAAAACCAAGTTATAAAAAGAAAAAATCTCATTTCGTAATTAAAAATACTTTTAAGGAAAAGCCTGTTAAAATACAAATAAAAATAATTTTAAAAAAAATTTTATAG
- the aroE gene encoding shikimate dehydrogenase, translated as MKKYFVIGNPINHSLSPKLHNYWLKQNSINAVYEKIKLEKNEIENFFLKIKKQEINGCNVTVPFKKTVIPFLDRLSLEAEQTQSVNTICFHNGNLVGHNTDISGFQKAINSLNYKIKNKKILILGAGGVVPSLIFALSKMEASEITISNRTSNKAQDLKNQFNKINTVSWGELPDFDMIINATSLGLNNETINLNTLKIGTDKFFYDVIYNPKETNFLKLGKKLGNQTENGKLMFIYQAFEAFKLWHNIEPNINNKVLDLLDDD; from the coding sequence ATGAAAAAATATTTTGTAATCGGAAACCCAATTAATCATTCATTATCTCCAAAATTGCACAATTATTGGTTAAAACAAAATAGTATTAATGCAGTTTATGAAAAAATTAAACTTGAAAAAAACGAAATTGAAAATTTTTTTCTTAAAATAAAAAAACAAGAAATAAATGGTTGCAATGTTACTGTTCCATTTAAAAAAACAGTAATTCCCTTTTTAGATAGATTAAGTTTAGAAGCAGAACAGACACAGTCAGTAAATACAATTTGTTTTCATAACGGTAACCTTGTTGGTCACAATACAGATATAAGTGGTTTTCAGAAAGCAATAAATAGTTTGAACTACAAAATTAAAAATAAGAAAATTTTAATTTTAGGTGCTGGTGGAGTGGTCCCATCATTAATTTTTGCTTTAAGTAAAATGGAGGCTTCAGAAATAACTATAAGCAACAGAACTAGTAATAAAGCTCAGGATTTAAAAAATCAATTTAATAAAATTAATACTGTAAGTTGGGGTGAGTTACCTGATTTTGATATGATTATAAACGCCACAAGTTTAGGTTTAAATAATGAGACCATCAACTTAAACACTCTTAAGATTGGTACAGATAAGTTTTTCTATGATGTTATTTATAATCCTAAAGAAACTAATTTTTTAAAATTAGGAAAAAAATTAGGAAATCAAACAGAAAATGGTAAATTAATGTTTATTTATCAAGCTTTTGAAGCATTTAAATTGTGGCACAACATTGAGCCAAATATAAATAACAAAGTACTTGATTTACTAGATGATGATTAG
- a CDS encoding Maf family nucleotide pyrophosphatase: MQNEIILASKSKVRKYILDKNNIKNIIEPSNVDEDIVKLSLLKENASPEIISKNLAELKANKVSAKIQDRIVLGADSVIDLNGELISKPENRDEAMKILKKLNGKPHFLISSVCISKNGSMIWNYTDKAILKMKNFSDSELVEYLSKISDENLYAYNVYQIEGEGRNLFSSIEGDEDTVMGLPIKKIKEYLNLQK; the protein is encoded by the coding sequence ATGCAAAATGAAATTATTCTAGCGTCTAAAAGTAAAGTTAGAAAATATATTTTAGATAAAAATAATATAAAAAACATCATAGAACCTTCAAACGTTGATGAAGATATTGTAAAACTCTCTTTACTTAAGGAAAATGCTAGCCCAGAAATAATTTCAAAAAATTTAGCAGAGTTAAAAGCAAACAAAGTTAGTGCTAAAATTCAAGACAGAATAGTACTTGGAGCAGATAGTGTTATTGATTTAAATGGAGAGTTAATTTCAAAACCTGAGAATAGAGATGAAGCAATGAAAATACTAAAAAAATTGAATGGAAAACCTCATTTCCTTATAAGCTCTGTTTGTATTTCAAAAAATGGTTCCATGATTTGGAACTATACTGATAAGGCAATCCTTAAAATGAAAAATTTTTCAGATTCGGAGTTGGTAGAATATTTATCTAAGATATCGGATGAAAATCTTTACGCTTATAATGTTTACCAAATTGAGGGGGAAGGTAGAAATTTATTCAGCAGTATCGAAGGGGATGAAGATACAGTAATGGGCTTACCTATAAAAAAAATTAAAGAATATTTAAATTTACAAAAATGA
- a CDS encoding pyruvate, water dikinase regulatory protein, whose protein sequence is MSNTYQIYLISDSTGETLDRIFLALKAQFLNIEYKVHSYSFTRTENQILKILEDAKKNENSIILYTIVDNNLAKYLSNESEKKKIPCFGVLGNLILNFSKILNQKATHEPSGQHVLNDEYYDRIEAIQFTMNHDDGNLISEVEESDIILVGVSRTSKTPTSIYLANKGFKTSNIPLVNENSLPEKLKQNPHITCVVGLSTEPERLADLRKNRMNSLKETESIDYTNLESIKKEVLQAKKTFQKYKWPLIDVTRKSVEETAASIIKIHEIFLNNAK, encoded by the coding sequence ATGAGTAATACATATCAAATTTATTTAATTTCTGATTCTACTGGCGAAACTTTAGATAGAATATTTTTGGCTCTAAAAGCACAATTTTTAAATATAGAATATAAAGTTCATTCATATTCATTTACAAGAACAGAAAATCAAATATTAAAAATTCTAGAAGACGCAAAAAAAAATGAAAATTCGATAATTTTATATACCATTGTAGACAACAACCTTGCAAAATATTTGTCAAACGAAAGTGAAAAAAAAAAGATTCCTTGTTTTGGAGTATTAGGTAATTTAATTTTAAATTTTTCTAAAATTTTAAATCAAAAAGCAACCCACGAACCAAGCGGACAACACGTTTTAAATGATGAATATTATGATAGAATTGAAGCAATTCAATTTACAATGAATCATGATGATGGAAATTTGATTAGTGAAGTTGAAGAATCCGATATTATTCTTGTAGGTGTTAGTAGAACCAGCAAAACACCAACTTCTATTTATCTTGCTAACAAAGGCTTTAAGACATCAAATATTCCCTTGGTTAATGAAAACTCCTTACCAGAAAAACTTAAACAGAATCCCCATATAACTTGTGTTGTTGGATTAAGTACAGAACCTGAACGATTAGCAGATCTAAGAAAAAATAGAATGAATTCCTTAAAAGAAACAGAAAGTATAGATTATACTAACTTAGAGAGTATAAAAAAAGAAGTTCTACAAGCAAAAAAAACATTTCAGAAATATAAATGGCCCTTAATAGATGTAACAAGAAAATCTGTTGAAGAAACAGCTGCTTCTATAATTAAAATTCACGAAATATTTTTAAATAATGCAAAATGA
- the hemE gene encoding uroporphyrinogen decarboxylase, whose amino-acid sequence MKPLNKVIIDKDTSFNPLWIMRQAGRYLPEFREIRKKNLDFINLCLNDNLSAEITLQPLKRFDIDAAIIFSDILMLPYGLGQKVKFEKNFGPKLENLDLNKIAKLDEIDFVEKIYPVYKAIKKVSSDPIVENKNTIGFVGAPWTLLVYMINLKSPKKDLNENFFKDEFLINRILLIIEKFLKVHIKNQIDSGANVIQIFDSWAGLLEEKDLPNYIYTPTLNLVDYVKSFNIPVICFPREIKNYKEFCEVVNPDAISIDYNVDPKKILKDIKIPIQGGLDPKVLLTDYENLKKETSRYLEIFKDHPYIFNLGHGILPETNPVMVENLIKIVKNN is encoded by the coding sequence ATGAAACCTTTAAACAAAGTAATTATCGACAAAGACACTTCATTCAATCCTCTTTGGATAATGAGACAAGCAGGTAGATATTTGCCAGAATTTAGAGAAATTAGAAAGAAAAATCTTGATTTTATTAATCTATGTTTAAATGACAACTTATCAGCTGAGATAACATTACAACCATTAAAAAGATTTGATATTGACGCTGCAATAATTTTTTCCGATATTTTAATGTTACCTTATGGTCTAGGCCAAAAAGTAAAATTTGAAAAAAATTTTGGTCCGAAGCTAGAAAATTTAGATTTAAATAAAATAGCAAAATTGGACGAAATAGATTTTGTTGAAAAGATATACCCAGTTTACAAAGCTATCAAAAAAGTAAGTTCAGATCCAATCGTAGAAAACAAAAATACTATTGGTTTTGTAGGCGCTCCATGGACTCTTTTAGTTTATATGATTAATTTAAAATCTCCGAAGAAAGATTTAAATGAAAATTTTTTTAAAGATGAGTTTTTAATAAACAGAATTTTATTAATTATAGAAAAATTTTTAAAAGTTCATATTAAAAACCAAATAGATAGTGGAGCAAATGTTATTCAGATTTTTGATAGTTGGGCTGGTTTACTAGAAGAAAAAGACTTACCTAATTATATTTACACACCTACTTTGAATTTAGTAGATTATGTTAAATCTTTTAATATACCGGTGATATGTTTTCCTAGGGAAATTAAAAATTATAAGGAATTTTGCGAAGTTGTTAATCCTGATGCAATAAGCATTGATTATAATGTGGACCCTAAAAAAATACTTAAAGATATAAAAATTCCTATTCAAGGAGGCTTAGATCCAAAAGTTCTTTTAACAGATTATGAAAATTTAAAAAAAGAAACTTCTAGATATTTAGAAATTTTCAAAGACCATCCATATATATTTAATTTAGGTCATGGTATTTTGCCAGAGACTAATCCAGTGATGGTTGAAAATTTAATAAAAATAGTAAAAAATAATTAA
- the hemH gene encoding ferrochelatase — translation MDVNHPPIKYGKTGVLIINLGTPDSTSWFDIRKYLREFLSDRRVIEVNPIIWQIILNLFILTLRPSKTAKAYKQIWMKNENMSPLLYYTKQQSEKTSQLFNKENIIIDFAMRYGNPSIKSKIAKLHDMGCENLVILPLYPQYAAATTATVCDEVYRTLMKMRWQPSLKIIPHYESNSFYIDALVNSINKKINEINWKPDLIIASYHGIPKKYFDKGDPYHCYCHKTTRLISEKFTSIKIKTTFQSRFGPQEWLQPYTDKTLESLPKEGIKNILTICPGFSSDCVETLEEILIQGKESFINAGGLNFDMVPCLNDNDDHIFLLKSLIENNI, via the coding sequence ATGGACGTTAATCATCCACCAATAAAATATGGAAAAACAGGTGTTCTAATTATTAATTTAGGAACACCAGATTCAACTAGCTGGTTTGATATAAGAAAGTATTTAAGAGAGTTTCTTTCAGATAGAAGAGTGATTGAAGTAAATCCTATAATTTGGCAAATAATTTTGAATTTATTTATTTTAACTCTTAGACCTTCAAAAACTGCCAAGGCTTACAAACAAATTTGGATGAAAAACGAAAATATGTCTCCGCTTCTCTATTATACCAAACAACAAAGTGAAAAGACTTCTCAATTATTTAATAAAGAAAATATCATAATAGACTTTGCGATGAGATACGGTAATCCAAGTATAAAGAGCAAAATAGCAAAACTGCATGATATGGGCTGTGAAAATTTAGTTATACTTCCTCTTTATCCACAATATGCGGCAGCTACAACGGCCACAGTCTGTGATGAAGTTTATAGAACTTTAATGAAAATGAGATGGCAACCTTCTCTAAAAATAATTCCACATTATGAATCTAATTCTTTTTATATTGATGCATTAGTTAATTCGATAAATAAAAAAATTAATGAAATTAATTGGAAACCAGATTTAATTATAGCTTCATACCATGGGATACCAAAAAAATATTTTGATAAAGGAGACCCGTATCATTGCTATTGTCACAAAACAACAAGACTTATTTCAGAAAAATTTACCTCCATTAAAATTAAAACTACTTTTCAATCACGATTTGGTCCGCAAGAATGGCTTCAACCATATACTGACAAAACTTTAGAAAGTTTACCTAAAGAAGGAATTAAAAATATTCTCACAATTTGTCCAGGTTTTTCATCAGACTGCGTAGAAACTTTGGAAGAAATATTAATTCAAGGGAAAGAAAGTTTTATAAATGCTGGAGGGTTAAATTTTGATATGGTTCCATGTTTAAATGACAATGATGATCATATATTTTTGTTAAAATCTTTAATTGAAAACAATATCTAA
- the hemJ gene encoding protoporphyrinogen oxidase HemJ has protein sequence MNTYLLFKSLHLIAVVSWMAGLLYLPRIFVYHVENKEKKEATDIFEVMERKLFFYIMRPAMIFTWVFGLILIYLNGIEIFAQLWFQIKIVLIVLLSAYNDFLGKCLVSLKNSTSTRSAKFFRIINEIPTVILIIVVFLAIFKPI, from the coding sequence ATGAATACATATTTACTATTTAAATCTTTACATTTGATAGCAGTTGTTTCCTGGATGGCTGGTCTTTTATATCTACCAAGAATTTTTGTTTATCATGTCGAGAATAAAGAAAAAAAAGAAGCCACCGATATATTTGAAGTGATGGAGAGAAAATTATTCTTTTATATTATGCGTCCCGCAATGATATTTACTTGGGTATTTGGATTGATTTTGATTTATTTAAATGGAATAGAAATTTTTGCACAGTTGTGGTTTCAGATTAAGATAGTTCTGATAGTTTTGTTATCAGCCTATAATGACTTTTTGGGAAAATGTCTTGTTAGTTTAAAAAATTCTACAAGCACAAGATCTGCTAAATTTTTTAGAATTATTAATGAAATACCAACTGTAATTTTGATTATTGTTGTATTTTTAGCTATTTTTAAGCCAATCTAG
- the rho gene encoding transcription termination factor Rho yields the protein MNIQELKLKSSEQLITQAEELGIENASTLRKQEILFAILKKVAEKEEITGVGVLQLLQDGFGFLRAMESNYLPGPDDIYVSPSQIRRFGLRTGDTVEGPVRAPKEGERYFALLQVSKINFEEPEKARHKIAFDNLTPLYPDKQLVMEIETTKVEKKPDLTPRLIDLVSPIGKGQRSIIISPPKAGKTMILQSIANSIAKNYPECYLIVLLIDERPEEVTDMQRTVKGEVISSTFDEPAQRHVAVAEMVIEKAKRLTEHKKDVVILLDSITRLGRAYNAVIPSSGKVLTGGVDANALQRPKRFFGAARNIEEGGSLTIISTALIDTGSRMDEVIFEEFKGTGNSETVLDRKIADKRIYPAIDITKSGTRREELLFDKNDLQKMNVLRRIIAPMGTMDAIEFINSKLKDTKNNAEFFNSMNKPA from the coding sequence ATGAACATTCAAGAACTAAAACTTAAATCATCTGAACAGCTCATTACACAGGCAGAAGAGCTTGGGATTGAAAATGCTAGCACATTAAGAAAACAAGAAATTCTCTTTGCTATCCTCAAAAAAGTTGCTGAAAAAGAGGAAATAACTGGTGTAGGTGTTTTACAGCTTTTACAAGATGGTTTTGGTTTTCTTAGAGCAATGGAGTCGAACTATCTTCCAGGACCAGATGATATATATGTGAGTCCAAGCCAAATTAGAAGATTTGGTTTAAGAACTGGAGATACTGTTGAAGGACCAGTCAGAGCCCCTAAAGAAGGAGAAAGATATTTTGCGTTGTTACAAGTAAGTAAGATAAATTTTGAAGAACCAGAAAAAGCAAGACATAAAATTGCTTTTGACAACTTAACGCCATTATACCCAGACAAACAATTGGTAATGGAAATTGAAACAACAAAGGTAGAAAAAAAGCCAGATCTTACCCCAAGATTAATTGATTTAGTTAGCCCAATTGGAAAAGGTCAAAGATCAATAATTATATCTCCACCTAAAGCTGGTAAAACTATGATTTTACAAAGTATTGCTAATTCAATAGCCAAAAACTATCCTGAGTGTTACCTTATTGTTTTATTGATTGATGAAAGGCCTGAAGAAGTTACAGACATGCAGAGGACTGTAAAAGGCGAAGTAATTAGTTCTACTTTTGACGAACCAGCACAAAGACACGTAGCTGTTGCTGAAATGGTTATAGAAAAGGCAAAAAGATTAACTGAACACAAAAAGGATGTTGTTATCCTATTAGACTCGATAACAAGATTGGGAAGAGCATATAATGCTGTAATACCAAGTTCAGGAAAAGTTTTAACAGGAGGTGTAGATGCAAATGCACTTCAGAGACCAAAAAGATTTTTTGGTGCTGCAAGAAATATAGAGGAAGGTGGATCATTAACTATTATTTCTACTGCTTTGATTGATACTGGAAGTAGAATGGATGAAGTTATTTTTGAGGAATTTAAAGGAACAGGTAACAGTGAAACTGTCCTAGATAGAAAAATTGCAGATAAAAGAATTTATCCTGCAATTGATATAACAAAGTCTGGAACAAGAAGAGAAGAGCTCTTGTTTGATAAAAACGATTTACAAAAAATGAATGTATTAAGAAGAATAATTGCTCCAATGGGAACTATGGATGCAATAGAGTTTATAAATTCAAAATTAAAAGATACTAAAAATAATGCTGAGTTTTTTAACTCAATGAACAAACCAGCATAA